A stretch of the Panicum virgatum strain AP13 chromosome 9N, P.virgatum_v5, whole genome shotgun sequence genome encodes the following:
- the LOC120688763 gene encoding cuticle collagen 2C-like, which produces MPPQIHVVERGPPHADPSRRSSILRSSSARLRRGRDALPAARHAVPGRPGSPRRRGPPARVHRGRQGRAGATGGPRAPAWAGTGGQPDARAQSAALLPCPPRPSPRAMAAVDEGAMAELEGGSGLHRHGPVGGAGGEGPRPSHTRR; this is translated from the coding sequence ATGCCGCCGCAGATCCACGTCGTGGAGCGAGGCCCGCCGCATGCCGACCCGTCCCGTCGCAGCTCCATTCTCCGCAGCAGCTCCGCACGCCTCCGCCGTGGCCGCGACGCCCTCCCCGCCGCGAGGCACGCTGTGCCCGGCCGGCccggctcgccacgccgccgcggcccgcccgcgcgcgtgcACCGGGGCAGGCAGGGACGGGCAGGGGCCAccggcggcccgcgcgcgcccgcctggGCCGGGACGGGTGGCCAGCCGGACGCCCGCGCACAGAGCGCCGCCTTGCTTCCGTGCCCACCCCGCCCCAGcccgcgcgccatggccgccgtcgacgagggGGCCATGGCCGAGCTCGAGGGGGGCAGTGgcctccatcgccatggccccGTCGGAGGAGCTGGCGGAGAGGGGCCGCGACCTTCGCACACGCGCAGGTGA
- the LOC120693481 gene encoding protein CUP-SHAPED COTYLEDON 1-like has translation MEEGLPPGFRFHPTDEELVTYYLTRKVSDFAFATRAIADVDLNKCEPWDLPGKASMGEKEWYFFSMRDRKYPTGIRTNRATDSGYWKTTGKDKEIFHCGMLVGMKKTLVFYRGRAPKGEKTSWVMHEYRLQNKFPYKPNKEEWVVCRVFKKCQIIKMRPPQGSPTMDDSPCHDANASLGELGELDVSSILGGFTPAAAHTSSTSSPGALHQGAGESFGHRVDMNAYMSWMAAANHGAAAAAAAVMLPWATTPGLFGNVFVPNHQQLALQKPLPFVAGCSQPRDLAGFAANVGSEHDAMFASSLAKVEMECDQQQPAPTPTPEQQLGMDESTWRAF, from the exons ATGGAGGAGGGGCTCCCGCCGGGGTTCCGGTTCCACCCGACGGACGAGGAGCTCGTCACCTACTACCTCACCCGCAAGGTCTCCGACTTCGCCTTCGCCACCCGCGCCATCGCCGACGTCGACCTCAACAAGTGCGAGCCATGGGATCTCCCAG GCAAAGCTAGCATGGGTGAGAAGGAATGGTACTTCTTCAGCATGCGTGACCGCAAGTACCCGACCGGCATCCGCACGAACCGCGCCACCGACTCCGGATACTGGAAGACCACCGGCAAGGACAAGGAGATCTTCCACTGCGGCATGCTCGTGGGGATGAAGAAAACCCTGGTCTTCTACAGGGGCAGGGCTCCCAAGGGAGAGAAGACCAGCTGGGTCATGCACGAGTACAGGCTCCAGAATAAGTTTCCCTACAAACCCAACAAG GAGGAATGGGTGGTGTGCCGGGTGTTCAAGAAGTGCCAGATCATCAAGATGAGGCCACCACAGGGCAGCCCCACCATGGACGACTCCCCATGCCACGACGCCAACGCCTCCCTAGGCGAGCTCGGGGAGCTCGACGTCTCCTCCATCCTCGGCGGCTTCACGCCTGCCGCGGCGCACACGTCCTCCACCAGCTCGCCGGGCGCGCTCCACCAGGGCGCCGGCGAGAGCTTCGGCCACAGGGTGGACATGAACGCGTACATGAGCTGGATGGCGGCAGCCaaccacggcgccgccgccgcggcggccgcggtcaTGCTTCCATGGGCCACGACGCCGGGACTGTTCGGCAACGTCTTCGTGCCGAACCACCAGCAGCTGGCCCTGCAGAAGCCGCTGCCGTTCGTCGCCGGGTGCAGCCAGCCGCGGGACCTCGCCGGCTTTGCGGCGAACGTCGGAAGTGAGCACGATGCCATGTTCGCAAGCTCGTTGGCAAAGGTTGAAATGGAAtgcgatcagcagcagccggcgccgacgccgacgccggagcAGCAGCTGGGGATGGACGAGTCGACGTGGAGAGCATTCTGA